The following is a genomic window from Pedobacter sp. KBS0701.
AGCGACAGGCCGTCCGGATCTTTAAAAGCCAATACCTGCTCTCCAAAACGTTCGGTAATTTCTTTTGTTTTAATGTTAGCTGTGCCAAATCGCTCTAACCAGAATGCATGACTATCTGCAGGTACCGAGTAGCCAATTTCTGTTGCCATACCTACTCCTTCGATCCCCTGGCCAATACCATCCCAGGGAAAAAAAGTAAGAATCGTTCCTGCTGATCCGGTTTCATCGCCATAATAAAGATGATAGGTACCCGGATCATCAAAGTTTACCGTCTTTTTCACCAATCTTAAACCCAATATTTTGGTGTAAAAATCGAAGTTTTGCTGTGCATTGCCTGCAATCGCCGTGATGTGGTGCAAGCCTAAAATATTGTTATTCATATCGTTTAATTTTTATTGATTAATAATGCTGAGGTCTCTGTAATTAATTCGTTGTGACGTTTAAAGATGACATCAAGCACGAGGCCATCATCATTCCACATTTTAATCTCACCGTTAAGCTGTTCGGTAAGGCCGGTCATTAAACTCATCCCTAGTGATTCGGTATTTTCAGGATCGAAACCTTCTGGTAAACCGATCCCGGTATCCGCGATTTTCAGTTCGCAGATCTCCTCGCCTATAAACAGGAAAGAAATATGCACTTTACCTTTTTTATCAGCCGGGAACGCATATTTAATCACATTGCTAATGGCCTCATTCAGGATTAAGCCAAGCGGAACGGCCTGTGCAACATCTAATTTAATGGCCTCTGTTTCTAATGTGAACTGGATTTTATTATCAGTACCAAAACACTCGATCATATAATCGACCAGTTCTTTGATGTACCACTTCATATCAATTTCAGCCAGGTTATCAGATTGATAAAGCTTCTGGTGGATGAGCGACATGGCATGCATGCGGTTCTGGCTATTTCTGATGGCCACCAAGGCATCTTCATTATCCAGGTAAGCCGACTGGGTATTGAGTAGGCTAATGACAATCTGCAGGTTATTTTTAACCCGGTGATGGATTTCACGCAGCAACCATTCTTTCTCGTTGAGTATTTTCCTGAGCAGTTCGTTCTGCGCGTTGATTTCGCCCTGCTTTTGTTCTAAAACGAGGTTGCTGCGCCTTTTTAGCCGATAACGGTTATAAATCAATCCCACAAACATGGCGGCAATCAAAAGACCGGCGATAAATATATACCTCAGCCTGCCTTCATTTTCGATCGCAGCTTTCTGCAATTGGTTTTTCTGGCTAAGCAACGCGATGTCTTTATCCTTTTTCTCGGTTTGGTATTCAATTTCTAAACCCGAAATTTGCTTGTTCTTATCGTTATTCCAGATAGAATCGTTTAATCTTTTATAGGTTTTATAATGTGCTACTGCCGACCAAGGCCTATTTAGTGCCGAATCTACATCAAACCAAAGCCTGTGCAACTGCGAAAGCGCCAGTAAGTTTTTCTGCTGTAAACTTTGCTTTTCATGTTCTTTTAAATAACCATCTGCAGCTACAAACTGTTTATCATGGATCAGTTTCCGGATGATACTGCGGTATAAATAGATCTGATTCGGATCATCCTTAGGCAGATCGTGGTGAAACTTTTGCAATTCCTTAAAATAGGGCTCGGCCTTGCCATACTGCTCAATATCGTAATAGGTGTTAAACAAAATGTATGGGATCCGCAGCTTCATTTGGGTATCAGTAGGCGGATATTTTTTAATCAGTTCCTTCAGCGCCGCTATCCCCTCTTCAAACTTTTTCATCCTAACATAAATGGTGGCCACATTGGCCATAATGGTTTGCATGTAACCGGCATCTTTATACCGTTCTGCAATTCTTTTGGCCTCCAACCAGTAAGCCAAGGCTTTCTGATCATTCCTCAGGTAATAATACGTTAACCCCAAATGGTTGTTTATCGAACTTCGCTGTAAACTTGTATCCGCCAGTTGGTCTGCCGTTTTCTCAGCCAGCAAACCGTATTTGAGTGCATTTGAAAAATTACCAAGGCTAATATTGGTGATACACATATTGTTATAAACACCCTGTAATTCCTTAAATCCAATGGCTCTGTAAACCGCGAGTGATGAATCCATCAGTTTAATGGCATAAGCCGGTTGGCCTTTTATATTGTAATAATCGCCCAGGTTTTTAAGCGAGTTACCCTCTTCTAACTTATTGCCAGTCTGACGGTATAAAGCCAGCGATTTTTCATTGTAGCCAATCTTTTTTTCAAGATCCGTTCCTTCATTGCTAAAAAGTGCCCCTATTGCCGCATAAGCTTCTGCCAACTGATCTTTCAGGTCGAATTTGCTCGTATAAGCGATTGCCTGATTATAGGTTTTAGTACTTCCAGCCTTATCTCCTGATTCGCGGAGAATATTGCCTTTGAGCACTATACTTCTTGCTATCCCTCTAGGATATTCGATTTTTTGAGCCAGGCCAAAAGCTTGCCCCTGGAGATTCATCGCAGTAGCTAAATCTGCTTTTACTTCGCCAGGTAAATTGAGGTAATATGTCCCTGCATCCACTAACAAATCGACCTTATTTTCAGTTTGTCCAAGCCTGCGCAGTTTTATTTCAGCAACTTCTACCTCTGCTTTTGTCCTGATGCCCTGCCCTTTTACAAAGACAGGGTTTATCAGAACAAAAGCGATCAACAAAAATTTGATGTTCTTGCTTAATAAAATGATTGCGCTATTTCTGGTCCACATTTTTTAAAGTTTAACATCGTTTATACCTGGTTTTGTACTGTAATAGCAAATAACCATGGCAACGCCGGGTAACACAATACCAACCAGACCAAAGAGCTGCCCGATCCACGCCCCTAGCAGACATCCGGTTAAAAAACCGCCGAGCGTGATCAGTCCTTTTTTTACGCCCGAAAGGAAATCGGCATTTTTAAAACCAGAATTGCAAAAAGACCTGATATCAAGTGCGAACTGGGTTACATTCCCCGTCATCATAGTTGTTGGCCCATAGGTTTCTTTTGCAAAAAGTTTCCCGAAGGCGTTTTGTAAACCCATGGCAAAAACAACAATCATGGTAACCAGGTACATCGGCCAGGTAATTTCTCCATTATCGATATAGCCGAGCGAATAGGCGATTGTCCCCCCCAGCAAAAGAATAATCCCTTCGCATAAAAGCAGAAAATGCCTGTTCGAAAATCTCGCCGATATCCAGCCACCAGCCATAACCGAGAGCATAAATATTGGGAAAGTTAGCAGCTTGATCCATGCATCGCCATCAGAGCCTTTGATCATTTGATAAGCGAATACAATAAAGTTACCGGTAACATGTGCAGAGAAAATTTTGTCGGCGGCTACAAAGGTAATTGTATCACAATAACCAGCTATAATGGTTAAGATGAGGGTTACAAACCAGATATTATTCTGTTTTTCTTCCATTCTGTCTTTTATTTATGATAAATGAGCCCTTAACATCCAGGCCATGGTTTCATGTGTTTCCATCAAGCCTGTGATGTAATCACTTGTTCCGGCATCTTTCAATGCACCCGCATAATTGTTGATGTTTTCTCTTAAATGAATTAAAATACTTTCGTGATCGGCAAGCAACATTTTGATAAAAGTTGGCGCATCGTTTTTGCCACGGTCGTCTTCAGTCAAATGTGTTAATTCCAGAAACTGTTTAAGTGACGCGGGGGCATAGTGACCCAGTTTGCGGATGCGTTCTGCAACTTCATCAACAATATCTTCCAATTGTGTGTATTGTTCTTCGAAAAATTTGTGTTTGTTGTAAAAGTCTGGTCCTTCTACGTTCCAGTGTGCTTTGCGTGTTTTAGTGTATAAAACGTATTCATCCGCAAGAATTTTGCTTAATGAATGTGCAACCTCTGCAAGATTCTCTGCGCTGATTCCAATTTTAGCTTCCATGATTTTGTGATTTTGATGTTTATATTAATTAAAAAGTGTATTGAATAAATAATGATCTATTGAAATAGTACCAGGTCCGATTACCCATAAAAAAAGCATCGCCAGCGTATACATGTAGGGTACATCGCGCACTTCTATTGAATCTTTTCTATGCACTACAAAGTAACCAATTGCCGTTACGCCTATAGACGGGAGTAGGAAAAGCCTTGTTCCTAAACCTATGGCCACGAGAAATGGTACAAGCGTATCAGAAAAGGTAGCTACTAAACCATTCAGTTTATCGGGCAATCCCAGGGGATTGGGTACATGCTCCTTTTCTCCATTTTGAACCCTGAACTTTTTCATTCCATGAACCCTGAAGAGCTCGAGCATGAGCAGTACCCTGAAAATAAGTACCGCCCAGTTATTAAGGTCTGATCCCAAATCAGAATATAAAAGGTATTTAATGATATTTTCCATATTTTAAAAAGCAAAACATGAACAACCCAATGCGCCCCAAAATGCAGTGTAATTGTTTACAGGCAGGTTACTGGTTCTAGCCGCATCGTGATTGTGGTTGTGCACATTACAACTGCCCACGCAGGAATGCACCATCGCTAAAACAGAATCGGCACCACTAGCGCCTTTTGTTTTTCCCTGTTGATTTTTTTGATGAGTGGCCGGAGAATAATATCCGTTATAACTTTTCGTCGGCGACCAGTCTGGTAGAATCGGGATTTTTGGTGGTGAAAAGGAAGAGAAATCGCCTTTGGCATAAACAATCTTACCATCAACAATGGTTAAATCAGATTCGATACTTTTGATCTGCTCATCGGCCACCTGGAAGTAATCGTGATTCAATACGGCCAAATCGGCCAGCATACCCACTTCGATATCGCCTTTCTTTTGCTGTTCGTTCGAAAACCAGGCGCTACCCCTGGTGTACAGTTCTAAGGCGGTTTCCCTGGTTAATACGGTGTCTTCATTATAAATCTTTAAACCGCCAACTGTTTTACCTGCCGTTAACCAAAACATCGAAACCCATGGATTGTAACTGCTTACACGTGTGGCATCAGAACCGCCCCCCACAGGAACTTCCATTTCGAGCATCTTTTTTATCGGTGGTGTTTGTAGCGCAGCTTTTGCACCATAACGTTCTGTAAAATATTCGCCCTGATAAGCCATCCTGCTCTGAATGGCAATACCACCACCCAATGCTTTTACACGTTCGATATTTCGCTCGTCGATGGTTTCGGCATGATCAAAAATCCATGGTAAACCTGCAAAAGGAATGTCTTTATTTACCTTTTCAAAAACATTTAAAAAGCGGCCAATGCTTTCATTGTATGTGGCATGAAGCCTGAAAGGCCATCTTTTTTCGACCAGCAAACGCACGACGCGCTCCAATTCGGGTTCCATATTATCCGACAGGTCTGGCCTTGGCTGAAGAAAATCTTCGAAATCGGCTGCCGAGAAAACCAGCATCTCACCTGCGCCATTGTGGCGGTACATATCATCGCCCTGATAAAGTTTTACAGTGTTGGTCCAGTTGTCAAAATCTTCAAATTCCTGCTTTGGACGCTGTGTGAACAAATTGTAGGCGATGCGAACTGTAAGTTGCTTTTGCTCG
Proteins encoded in this region:
- a CDS encoding YoaK family protein, giving the protein MEEKQNNIWFVTLILTIIAGYCDTITFVAADKIFSAHVTGNFIVFAYQMIKGSDGDAWIKLLTFPIFMLSVMAGGWISARFSNRHFLLLCEGIILLLGGTIAYSLGYIDNGEITWPMYLVTMIVVFAMGLQNAFGKLFAKETYGPTTMMTGNVTQFALDIRSFCNSGFKNADFLSGVKKGLITLGGFLTGCLLGAWIGQLFGLVGIVLPGVAMVICYYSTKPGINDVKL
- a CDS encoding DoxX family protein gives rise to the protein MENIIKYLLYSDLGSDLNNWAVLIFRVLLMLELFRVHGMKKFRVQNGEKEHVPNPLGLPDKLNGLVATFSDTLVPFLVAIGLGTRLFLLPSIGVTAIGYFVVHRKDSIEVRDVPYMYTLAMLFLWVIGPGTISIDHYLFNTLFN
- a CDS encoding histidine kinase dimerization/phosphoacceptor domain -containing protein, producing MWTRNSAIILLSKNIKFLLIAFVLINPVFVKGQGIRTKAEVEVAEIKLRRLGQTENKVDLLVDAGTYYLNLPGEVKADLATAMNLQGQAFGLAQKIEYPRGIARSIVLKGNILRESGDKAGSTKTYNQAIAYTSKFDLKDQLAEAYAAIGALFSNEGTDLEKKIGYNEKSLALYRQTGNKLEEGNSLKNLGDYYNIKGQPAYAIKLMDSSLAVYRAIGFKELQGVYNNMCITNISLGNFSNALKYGLLAEKTADQLADTSLQRSSINNHLGLTYYYLRNDQKALAYWLEAKRIAERYKDAGYMQTIMANVATIYVRMKKFEEGIAALKELIKKYPPTDTQMKLRIPYILFNTYYDIEQYGKAEPYFKELQKFHHDLPKDDPNQIYLYRSIIRKLIHDKQFVAADGYLKEHEKQSLQQKNLLALSQLHRLWFDVDSALNRPWSAVAHYKTYKRLNDSIWNNDKNKQISGLEIEYQTEKKDKDIALLSQKNQLQKAAIENEGRLRYIFIAGLLIAAMFVGLIYNRYRLKRRSNLVLEQKQGEINAQNELLRKILNEKEWLLREIHHRVKNNLQIVISLLNTQSAYLDNEDALVAIRNSQNRMHAMSLIHQKLYQSDNLAEIDMKWYIKELVDYMIECFGTDNKIQFTLETEAIKLDVAQAVPLGLILNEAISNVIKYAFPADKKGKVHISFLFIGEEICELKIADTGIGLPEGFDPENTESLGMSLMTGLTEQLNGEIKMWNDDGLVLDVIFKRHNELITETSALLINKN
- a CDS encoding amidohydrolase, with product MDADIILFNGKVHTIAKQKEEITAVAIKDGKFIAIGNDSDIMNFSGSATRLIDLSKKRVVPGINDSHIHLIRGGLNFNLELRWDGVPSLADALRMLKEQVDITPSPQWVRVVGGWSEFQFAERRMPTLEEINAIAPETPVFILHLYDRAFMNRAALKAVGYTKDTLSPPGGEIQRDAKGEPTGLIIASPNAMILYSTLAKGPKLSYEHQVNSTRHFMTELNRFGITSVIDAGGGFQNFPDDYKVVNELNEQKQLTVRIAYNLFTQRPKQEFEDFDNWTNTVKLYQGDDMYRHNGAGEMLVFSAADFEDFLQPRPDLSDNMEPELERVVRLLVEKRWPFRLHATYNESIGRFLNVFEKVNKDIPFAGLPWIFDHAETIDERNIERVKALGGGIAIQSRMAYQGEYFTERYGAKAALQTPPIKKMLEMEVPVGGGSDATRVSSYNPWVSMFWLTAGKTVGGLKIYNEDTVLTRETALELYTRGSAWFSNEQQKKGDIEVGMLADLAVLNHDYFQVADEQIKSIESDLTIVDGKIVYAKGDFSSFSPPKIPILPDWSPTKSYNGYYSPATHQKNQQGKTKGASGADSVLAMVHSCVGSCNVHNHNHDAARTSNLPVNNYTAFWGALGCSCFAF
- a CDS encoding Dps family protein, which translates into the protein MEAKIGISAENLAEVAHSLSKILADEYVLYTKTRKAHWNVEGPDFYNKHKFFEEQYTQLEDIVDEVAERIRKLGHYAPASLKQFLELTHLTEDDRGKNDAPTFIKMLLADHESILIHLRENINNYAGALKDAGTSDYITGLMETHETMAWMLRAHLS